A region of the Actinomycetes bacterium genome:
CTTGTTCACGTACGGGTAGCCGGTGGGCAGCGCCTCGTTGAGCAGGATGCGCCCGGCGGTGGTCTGGTGGTACTCCGCTGCCGAACCGTTGGCAGGGGTCTTGATCAGGTCCGGATAGCCAGGCCCGCGGTAGGTGATCTTGGCGTGGATGTCGAGCTTGCCCGACTCCAGGGCGCGCTCCACCTGGTCGATGCGGCGGAAGGTCATGCCCTCGCCCTTGGCTCCCTCGACCTCGGAGGTGAGGTAAAAGGCACCGATGATCATGTCCTGGGTGGGCGTGACGAGCGGCTTGCCGTGCGCGGGGCTGAGCATGTTGTTGGAGGACAACATCAGCACGCGGGCCTCGGCCTGTGCTTCGGAGCTAAGCGGCAGGTGCACCGCCATCTGGTCACCGTCGAAGTCGGCGTTGAACGCGGTGCAGACCAGCGGGTGGATCTGCACGGCCTTGCCCTCCACGAGCACCGGCTCGAAGGCCTGGATGCCGAGGCGGTGAAGCGTGGGGGCACGGTTCAGGAGAACCGGGTGCTCCTTGATGACGTCCTCGAGCACGTCCCACACCTGGGGGCGACGACGCTCCACCATCCGCTTGGCGGACTTGATGTTCTGGGCGAGGGTGCGGTCGACCAGCGCCTTCATCACGAACGGCTTGAACAACTCGAGAGCCATCAGCTTTGGAAGGCCGCACTGGTGCAGCTGGAGGGTCGGGCCGACCACGATGACCGAACGGCCCGAGTAGTCGACGCGCTTGCCGAGCAGGTTCTGGCGGAACCGGCCCTGCTTGCCCTTGAGCATGTCGGAGAGTGACTTGAGCGGGCGGTTGCCCGGGCCGGTGACGGGGCGGCCGCGGCGGCCGTTGTCGAACAGGGCGTCGACAGCCTCCTGGAGCATTCGCTTCTCGTTGTTGACGATGATCTCGGGTGCACCGAGGTCGAGCAGGCGCTTCAGGCGGTTGTTGCGGTTGATGACCCGTCGGTAGAGGTCGTTGAGGTCGGAGGTCGCGAAGCGGCCACCGTCGAGCTGCACCATCGGGCGCAGGTCGGGCGGGATGACCGGCACGACGTCGAGGATCATGGCGCTGGGCTCGTTGACCCGGTGGCCGGAATCGTTGCGGCGGTTGAATGCGGCGACGATCTTGAGGCGCTTGATGGCCTTCTGCTTGCGCTGGGCCGAAAGCGGCTTGCGACCCTCTTCGGGGTCGATCGCCTCGCGCAGCTTGATCTCTTCCTCGTCGAGGTCGATGCGCTCGATGAGGCCCTTGATGGCGTCGGCACCCATGCCGCCCTCGAAGTACTCCTCGTAGCGGTCGCGCAGCTCGCGCCACAGCATCTCGTCCTCGAGGATCTGGCGGGGGTAGAGGGTGCGGAACTCGTCCCAGCAGCGCTGGAGCAACTCGAGCTCTGCCTCGTAGGTCTCGCGGATGGCCTCGAGGTCCTTGTCAGCGGCCTTGCGAAGGCTCTTGAGCTCGGACTCCTTGGCACCTTCCTTCTCGAGTGCCTCGATCTCGCCCTCGAGCTCCTTCATGCGCTCGTTGAGCTCGAGCTCGCGCTCCTTCTCGATGGCATCGCGCTCGCCGAGCATGTCGGCCTCGAGGCTCTCGAGGTCCTCGTGACGCTTCTCCTCGTCGACCCAGGTCACGAGGTTGGCGGCGAAGTAGATGACCTTCTCGAGCTGCTTGGCCTTCAGCTCTTCCTTGGGCTCGATGCCCGACAGGAGATAGGCCAGCCAGCTGCGGGTGCCTCGGAGGTACCAGATGTGAACTGCCGGCGCGGCCAACTCGATGTGGCCCATGCGGTCGCGGCGGACCTTTGATCGGGTGACCTCGACACCGCAGCGCTCACAGATGATGCCCTTGAAGCGCACCCTCTTGTACTTGCCGCAGTAGCACTCCCAGTCCTTGGTGGGACCGAAGATCTTCTCGCAGAACAAGCCGTCCTTCTCGGGCTTGAGCGTGCGGTAGTTGATCGTCTCGGGCTTCTTGACCTCGCCGTTTGACCAGGTGCGGATCGCGTCAGCCGTGGCGAGGCCGATTCGGAGCTGGTCGAAGACGTTGACGTCGCGTGATGTTTCTGCCATGGAGTTGGGGTTCCTCGTGCGAGTGCTGGGTGCGTGCAGGTCGGTCGTTGGGGTTGTGGTGACGAAGGGTCGTTCAGCTGCGCTCGGCCTGGCGGCGGGCGTCTTCTTCGTCGGTGCCGCGTTCGGGGCGGGACAGATCGATGCCCAGCTCCTCGGAAGCCCGGAAGTAGTCCTCGTCGAGCTCGCGCAGGCGAATCTGCTCGCCGGTTCGGGAGATCACCTCGACATTGAGGCACAGTGCCTGCATTTCCTTGATGAGCACCTTGAAGCTCTCGGGAATGCCGGGCTCGGGGATGTTCTCGCCCTTGACGATCGCCTCGTAGACCTTGACCCGGCCGAGGGTGTCGTCGGACTTGATCGTGAGCAGCTCCTGCAGGCAGTAGGCGGAGCCATAGGCCTCGAGTGCCCATACCTCCATCTCGCCGAAGCGCTGGCCACCGAACTGGGCCTTACCACCGAGCGGCTGCTGGGTGATCATGGAGTAGGGGCCGGTGGAGCGGGCGTGGATCTTGTCGTCCACGAGGTGCGACAGCTTCAGGATGTACGCGTAACCGGCGGTGACCGGGCTGTCGTAGGCCTCGCCCGTGCGGCCGTTGTAGAGGGTCACTTTGCCGTCGGAGCCGATCAGGCGGGTGCCGTCGGCGGCCTCGGGGCGCAGGTTTTCGAAGATGGACTGGATGGTGGGGTGCTTGCCCGCCATCTCGACCTCGTCCCACTTCGCGCCGTCGAACACCGGGGTGGCGACGAGCGTGGAAGGCCGGGTAACGGGTCGCGTCTTGGCCTCGGTGCCGCGCAGGGGCTCCTCGCCGACCATCTCTCCGTCGTCGTCCCAGCCCCAGCGGGCTGCCCAGCCGAGGTGCGCCTCGAGGACCTGGCCCACGTTCATCCGCGAGGGCACGCCGAGCGGGTTGAGGATGATGTCGACGGGTGAACCGTCGGCCATGTACGGCATGTCCTCCATCGGGAGGATCCGGGAGATGACGCCCTTGTTGCCGTGGCGGCCGGCCAGCTTGTCACCGACGGAGATCTTGCGCTTCTGGGCGACGTAGACCCGCACCAGCTGGTTGACGCCGGGCGGCAGTTCGTGCTCGTCGGAGCGGCTGAACACCTTGACGTCGATGACCTTGCCGGACTCGCCGTGGGGGACCTTGAGTGAGGTGTCGCGGACCTCGCGGGCCTTCTCACCGAAGATCGCACGAAGGAGGCGCTCCTCGGGGGTCAGCTCGGTCTCACCCTTGGGCGTGACCTTGCCGACCAGCACGTCGCTCGGGCCTACCTCGGCGCCGACACGGATGATCCCGCGCTCGTCGAGATCGGCGAGGATCTCCTCGGAGAGGTTCGGGATGTCCCGGGTGATCTCCTCGGGGCCCAGCTTGGTGTCACGGGCGTCGATCTCGTGCTCGTGGATGTGCACCGAGGTGAGCACGTCGTCGCGCACGAGGCGCTCCGAGAGGATGATCGCGTCCTCGAAGTTGTAGCCCTCCCATGGCATGAAGGCCACGAGCAGGTTCTTGCCGAGCGCCAGCTCGCCGTTGTCGGTCGAGGGACCCTCGGCGATCACGTCACCCTTGCGGACCTTCTGCCCCTCCGAAACGTGGGGCTTCTGGTTGATGCAGGTGTTCTGGTTGGACCGCTCGAACTTGTGCAGGCGGTACGTGCGCTTGCCTGACTTCTTGTAGTCGATGACGATCGAGGTGCCGTCGACCGACACCACGGTGCCGTCTTCGTCGGCGAGGATCATGTCGGCCGCGTCCCGTGCGGCTCGGGCCTCGATCCCGGTGCCGATGTAGGGAGCCTCGGCACGCAGCAGCGGAACCGCCTGGCGCTGCATGTTGGCGCCCATGAGCGCACGGTTGGCGTCGTCGTGCTCGAGGAACGGGATGAGGGCGGTGGCCACCGACACGATCTGGCGGGGCGACACGTCCATGAGCTGGACCTCTTCGGGGCCGACCGCCGAGATCTCGGTGGTGGCGCCGAGGAACTCGTCGCGCTCGAGCTGGAGCTTCAGGTCAGACAGGGATGCTGCCTGCGGGGAACGGCGCACGAGCACACGGTCCGCGGAGAACGTGCCATCGGGGTTCAGCGGAGTGTTCGCCTGGGCGACGATGTACTCCTCTTCCTCGTCCGCTGGCAGCCACACGATCTCGCTTCCGACCTTGCCGTTCTTGACGACCCGGTACGGCGTCTCGATGAAGCCGAACTCGTTGACCCGGCCGAATGTGGCCAGCGCGCCGATCAGGCCGATGTTGGGACCCTCGGGGGTCTCGATCGGGCACATGCGGCCGTAGTGCGAGAAGTGCACGTCGCGCACTTCGAAGCCGGCGCGCTCGCGGCTGAGGCCACCCGGGCCGAGAGCCGACAGGCGTCGGCGGTGGGTCAGGCCCGAGAGCGGGTTGACCTGGTCCATGAACTGCGAGAGCTGGGATGTTCCGAAGAACTCCTTGATCGCAGCGACAACCGGCCGGATGTTGATCAGGGTGGTCGGGGTGATGGCCTCGACGTCCTGGGTGGTCATGCGCTCGCGCACCACCCGCTCCATGCGGGACAGGCCTATGCGCACCTGGTTCTGGATGAGCTCACCGACCGAGCGGATGCGACGGTTGGCGAAGTGGTCCTGGTCATCGAGGCGGTAGCCGTGGGTGCCGGCGGCCAGGTTGAGCAGGTAGGTGGTGGAGGCGAGGACCTCACAGCGGCTGAGCACCGACTGGCCCGACTCGGGGCGGTCGAGCTTGCCCTTGAGCTGCGGGAAGGTCTTCTCGAGAGTGTCGAGCTCGGGGCCGAGCTTGCGGTCGAGCTTGTAGCGGCCGACCCGGCTGAGGTCGTAGCGGCGGGGCTCGAAGAACGCGTTGGCGAAGTAGGCGCGTGCCGACTCCGGTGTTGCCGGCTCACCCGGGCGGGCCCGCTTGTAGATCTCGATGAGGGCTTCGGTCTGGGTGGGGACCTCGTCTTCTTCGAGCTTCGCCTGCTCCTTGTCCCACTGGTCACGCAGGAAGTCGAAGTGGTCGACGAATGCCTCGAGGAAGCCCGGGAAGTTCTCCTCGTCGTAGCCGAGCGCACGGAGCAACACGAACAGCGACAGGCGACGCTTGCGGGCGACGCGGGTGCCAGCGGTCGGCTCCTTGCCGGGCTTCTGCTCGACGTCGAACTCGATCCACTCGCCGCGGTAGGGGTGGATGGTTCCGGTGACGAGCTGATGCTTCGAGAGGTTCCTCAGGCGGAACCGCTCACCGGGCTGGAAGATGACGCCGGGTGAGCGTACGAGCTGGGACACCACGACGCGCTCGGTGCCGTTGACGATGAAGGTGCCCTTGTCGGTCATCATCGGGAAGTCCCCCATGAAGACCGTCTGCTCCTTGATCTCGCCTGTGTTGGCGTTCATGAAGCGAGCGCGGGCGAAGATCGGAGCGGAGAAGGTCATGTCCTTCTCCTTGCACTCCTCGACGGTGAACTTCGGCGGGGGCCGGAGGTCTTCGTCGAAAGGATCGAACTCCAGCTCGAGACTCAGGGTCTCGGTGAAGTCCTTGATCGGTGAGATGTCGCGGAACGCGTCGGCAAGACCGTTCTCGACGAACCACTGGAAGGACTTGCGCTGGATGGCAATGAGATCGGGCAGTTCGAGAACCTCGTCGAGGTTCGCGAACGAGTAACGGTCCCGAAGGTTGGAACGAGAGGACAACTGCTACTCCTGGAAGTGCGGACGAGTGTGTGACCGGGCCGGGGCGCGCAACGGCTTCAGCAGAGTTCCGGGGCCACCGGAACGGATGAAGTACGAGGGGCGACAGGGCACGGCAACCTGTCACTGTACGCGCGGGGTGCCAGTGGGTCAACAGCGGGACGCGTGTCCCCCACCCACCTCGTACATGGCGAGCCGCTCCTGGCGGCGGCCGGGTCGTGGGTAGGGACCCATGGGTTTTCGGGGAGCGTAAAGAACCTCTCAGCGGGGGTCAAGGGTTTCCCACCCAGATACTCCTCTCCGCGCGCTCATCTCCACTGGTAGTAGCACAAGCCCACAGTTGGCGAACTGCGGGACGGCCGGTACTCAGGAACTGCCAGGAGTGGCCGATCGCAGCCTCCCGAAAACGGGAAAATCGCCGCTCGGCGTCTCCAGAAGGGTGACGCCGAGCGGCGATCTCGGTTGAGCGGGCGTGGCCCGCGTCAGGTCACTTGAGCTCGACTGAGGCGCCTGCGCCCTCGAGAGCTTCCTTGGCCGCCTCTGCGTCCTCCTTGGAGGCTCCTTCGAGAACAGCCTGCGGTGCGCCCTCGACCAGCTCCTTGGCCTCCTTGAGGCCCAGGCTGGTGAGTCCGCGGACTTCCTTGATCACGCCGATCTTCTTCTCGCCGGCTTCGGTCAGCACGACGTCGAAGGAATCCTTCTCCTCCGCGTCGTCGCCACCTTCGCCGCCGCCAGCGGGAGCAGCGGCAACCGCGGCCACCGGGGCAGCAGCGGTCACGCCGAAGCGCTCCTCGAAGTCGGTCAGCAGCTCTGACAGTTCCAGCACGGACATGCCCGCGATGGCGTCGAGAATCTCATCCTTGGTCATCTTCACTCCTCATTCTCGGCAGCATCGTCGCCTTCGGCGTCGTCTGCCTTGGCCTCCGCATCTGCGGGGGCTTCGTCTTGTGTGTCGGTATCATCGCCGCCATCAGCGCTTGCCTCGGCGGCTTCTTGGGTGTCATCGGCGGAATCCGCCGGTTCGGTGGCTGAGTCGTCAGCAGCATCTGCATCGCTCGGGCCGGGTGCACCTTCGGCGCCCCCTGCCTCGATGAGCGAAGACAGCGCATAGGCCATCTTCTGTGGCAGGGCCTGCAACAAACGGGCCATGTTGGTCATCGGTGCAGCCATGCCACCGGCCAGTCGGGCCAGCAGTTCCTCGCGGGGAGCAACGTCGGCGAGCGCCAGAACTGCGGCGTTGTCGAGCATCTCCTCTCCGAGGCGACCACCCTTGATGACAAGCTTGTCGTTGCCCTTGGCAAAGGCCTTGATTGCCTTGGCCACGAGCACCGCATCGCCCGGCGTTCCATCGGGCTTCTCGCCCACGAACGCCAATGCTGTCGGCCCGGTGAGCGTGTCGCCGAGATCGAGGTCCAGTTCCGCTGTGGCGCGGCGCACCAGGGTGTTCTTGTACACCTTGTACTCGCCGCCCGCATTGCGCAGCGCAGTGCGCAGCTCCTGCAGGTCACGAACGGTCAGTCCCCGGTACTCGGTGAACACCACCGCTTCGGTGGAGGACAGCTTTTCGCGGACCTCCTCGACGACGGCCACCTTCTCCGGTTTCGGGTTCTCCATTGACACCTCCCTTCATTTGCTCGGGAGAAACGGACGCCCACGTACGTGGACGTCCTTTCTCGACCTGCTGGTCGGGAGTGCACGGAGTCCACCTGCCCAGGCGGGTGCCTTGCGGCTCCCTTTCAGGCCTCGGACTACGTGTCTGAGGCACACCATGGGGTCTTCGGCGAGCGAAGTTCCTCGGATGTGTTGTTGTCTCGTGGCGCCCAGGGCGCCGCGACCTCCAGATGGTAGGACCCACAACCGGTCCCAGTCGATCTCGAATCGGGTCAGGGGCGAAGTCAACGGCCCCTGCGGGCTTGCTCAGTCGGCGTCGATGCGACCCGGGTCCACACGGACGCCGGGGCCCATGGTGGAGCTGAGGGTGACCTTGCGGATGTAGGAGCCCTTCGCACCGGAAGGCTTCGCCTTCACGATCTCCTCCATCACGGCGTTGTAGTTGGCCTCGAGGCCCGAGGCATCGAAGCTGGCCTTGCCGATCGGCACGGCCACATTCGCGTTGCGGTCAGTGCGGTACTCGACCTTGCCGCCCTTGAACTCGCCCACGGCCTTCGCGGCATCGGGTGTGACAGTGCCGGTCTTGGGGTTGGGCATGAGGCCACGGGGACCGAGCACACGGCCGAGCTTACCGACCACCGGCATCATGTCGGGAGTTGCGATGGCCAGGTCGAAGTCGAGCATTCCGCCCTCGACCTGCTCGGCGAGGTCCTCGCCGCCCACCAGGTCGGCGCCAGCCTCCTGGGCCGCAGTGGCTGCGTCGCCCTGGGCGAATACGGCGATGCGCACGTCCTTGCCGGTACCGGAGGGCAGCGCGACCGTGCCGCGCACCATCTGGTCGGCCTTGCGGGGATCCACTCCCAGGCGCAGGGTGAGCTCGACGGTCTCGTCGAACTTGGCAGAGGCCAGGCTCCTGATGAGCTCGATGGCCTCGGTGGGCGTGTGCTCGCGGTCCCGGTCGAAACGCTGCGTGGCGTCGCGGTAGCGCTTTCCGTGTGGCATGTGTCGATTCCCTTCTCGTGTGCCCTGCGGTGCTGCCGAGCACGGGTTCTCCCTCTGGGTGTCTCTCGTGACCCGAGTGAGGTCGTCTC
Encoded here:
- a CDS encoding 50S ribosomal protein L1, whose protein sequence is MPHGKRYRDATQRFDRDREHTPTEAIELIRSLASAKFDETVELTLRLGVDPRKADQMVRGTVALPSGTGKDVRIAVFAQGDAATAAQEAGADLVGGEDLAEQVEGGMLDFDLAIATPDMMPVVGKLGRVLGPRGLMPNPKTGTVTPDAAKAVGEFKGGKVEYRTDRNANVAVPIGKASFDASGLEANYNAVMEEIVKAKPSGAKGSYIRKVTLSSTMGPGVRVDPGRIDAD
- the rplJ gene encoding 50S ribosomal protein L10 encodes the protein MSMENPKPEKVAVVEEVREKLSSTEAVVFTEYRGLTVRDLQELRTALRNAGGEYKVYKNTLVRRATAELDLDLGDTLTGPTALAFVGEKPDGTPGDAVLVAKAIKAFAKGNDKLVIKGGRLGEEMLDNAAVLALADVAPREELLARLAGGMAAPMTNMARLLQALPQKMAYALSSLIEAGGAEGAPGPSDADAADDSATEPADSADDTQEAAEASADGGDDTDTQDEAPADAEAKADDAEGDDAAENEE
- a CDS encoding DNA-directed RNA polymerase subunit beta' gives rise to the protein MAETSRDVNVFDQLRIGLATADAIRTWSNGEVKKPETINYRTLKPEKDGLFCEKIFGPTKDWECYCGKYKRVRFKGIICERCGVEVTRSKVRRDRMGHIELAAPAVHIWYLRGTRSWLAYLLSGIEPKEELKAKQLEKVIYFAANLVTWVDEEKRHEDLESLEADMLGERDAIEKERELELNERMKELEGEIEALEKEGAKESELKSLRKAADKDLEAIRETYEAELELLQRCWDEFRTLYPRQILEDEMLWRELRDRYEEYFEGGMGADAIKGLIERIDLDEEEIKLREAIDPEEGRKPLSAQRKQKAIKRLKIVAAFNRRNDSGHRVNEPSAMILDVVPVIPPDLRPMVQLDGGRFATSDLNDLYRRVINRNNRLKRLLDLGAPEIIVNNEKRMLQEAVDALFDNGRRGRPVTGPGNRPLKSLSDMLKGKQGRFRQNLLGKRVDYSGRSVIVVGPTLQLHQCGLPKLMALELFKPFVMKALVDRTLAQNIKSAKRMVERRRPQVWDVLEDVIKEHPVLLNRAPTLHRLGIQAFEPVLVEGKAVQIHPLVCTAFNADFDGDQMAVHLPLSSEAQAEARVLMLSSNNMLSPAHGKPLVTPTQDMIIGAFYLTSEVEGAKGEGMTFRRIDQVERALESGKLDIHAKITYRGPGYPDLIKTPANGSAAEYHQTTAGRILLNEALPTGYPYVNKPVRKREMTDLVDHLAVEFPKAQAAASLDALKSLCFNWAMRSGLTVSIDDVRTPSNKYEILDRHENDADKVEKQFRRGIITDGERKQKEIEIWTTATNEVTKAMQEAMSSKQFNPIDMMVGSGARGSMAQVRQISGMRGLVANPRGDMIPRPIKSNFREGLSVLEYFIATPGARKGLVDTALRTADSGYLTRRLVDVSQELIINERDPFAEDGPIRSLLIEDVRPDEPGKRYNVESRLFSRTLAEDIKLADGTKIPKGTEVGVPDMEAIRDDPDVNDVRVLSPLTDDSEFGISRAAYGTSLATGKTIESGEAVGVIAAQSIGEPGTQLTMRTFHTGGIAAASGDITGGLPRVVELFEARSPRNKAVLARTSGVVRIDDEDSKVYTVTVVGDDGDEDTYSIERERRLEVSDGDEVIAGDPLVEGPRDPKELLEIKGVRAVQQYLVNEVQRVYRDQGVSIHDKHIELIVRQMTRRVAIQEAGDSDFLPGERVDQRVFAETNRMLVQEGKNPAEGRPELMGITKASLATDSWLSAASFQETTRVLTEAAIEGRSDSLMGLKENIIIGKLIPAGTGMQRYQDIQAYAPGYEVPADDAGSDGADFLASLPAGDYVLGDDSASQSAGVATQLLAAQGGEPAAPAEGAADGDADGADVIEFPGSEPGS
- a CDS encoding DNA-directed RNA polymerase subunit beta; translated protein: MSSRSNLRDRYSFANLDEVLELPDLIAIQRKSFQWFVENGLADAFRDISPIKDFTETLSLELEFDPFDEDLRPPPKFTVEECKEKDMTFSAPIFARARFMNANTGEIKEQTVFMGDFPMMTDKGTFIVNGTERVVVSQLVRSPGVIFQPGERFRLRNLSKHQLVTGTIHPYRGEWIEFDVEQKPGKEPTAGTRVARKRRLSLFVLLRALGYDEENFPGFLEAFVDHFDFLRDQWDKEQAKLEEDEVPTQTEALIEIYKRARPGEPATPESARAYFANAFFEPRRYDLSRVGRYKLDRKLGPELDTLEKTFPQLKGKLDRPESGQSVLSRCEVLASTTYLLNLAAGTHGYRLDDQDHFANRRIRSVGELIQNQVRIGLSRMERVVRERMTTQDVEAITPTTLINIRPVVAAIKEFFGTSQLSQFMDQVNPLSGLTHRRRLSALGPGGLSRERAGFEVRDVHFSHYGRMCPIETPEGPNIGLIGALATFGRVNEFGFIETPYRVVKNGKVGSEIVWLPADEEEEYIVAQANTPLNPDGTFSADRVLVRRSPQAASLSDLKLQLERDEFLGATTEISAVGPEEVQLMDVSPRQIVSVATALIPFLEHDDANRALMGANMQRQAVPLLRAEAPYIGTGIEARAARDAADMILADEDGTVVSVDGTSIVIDYKKSGKRTYRLHKFERSNQNTCINQKPHVSEGQKVRKGDVIAEGPSTDNGELALGKNLLVAFMPWEGYNFEDAIILSERLVRDDVLTSVHIHEHEIDARDTKLGPEEITRDIPNLSEEILADLDERGIIRVGAEVGPSDVLVGKVTPKGETELTPEERLLRAIFGEKAREVRDTSLKVPHGESGKVIDVKVFSRSDEHELPPGVNQLVRVYVAQKRKISVGDKLAGRHGNKGVISRILPMEDMPYMADGSPVDIILNPLGVPSRMNVGQVLEAHLGWAARWGWDDDGEMVGEEPLRGTEAKTRPVTRPSTLVATPVFDGAKWDEVEMAGKHPTIQSIFENLRPEAADGTRLIGSDGKVTLYNGRTGEAYDSPVTAGYAYILKLSHLVDDKIHARSTGPYSMITQQPLGGKAQFGGQRFGEMEVWALEAYGSAYCLQELLTIKSDDTLGRVKVYEAIVKGENIPEPGIPESFKVLIKEMQALCLNVEVISRTGEQIRLRELDEDYFRASEELGIDLSRPERGTDEEDARRQAERS
- the rplL gene encoding 50S ribosomal protein L7/L12, which translates into the protein MTKDEILDAIAGMSVLELSELLTDFEERFGVTAAAPVAAVAAAPAGGGEGGDDAEEKDSFDVVLTEAGEKKIGVIKEVRGLTSLGLKEAKELVEGAPQAVLEGASKEDAEAAKEALEGAGASVELK